A section of the Bacteroidales bacterium genome encodes:
- the rocD gene encoding ornithine--oxo-acid transaminase, with product MTQTITAQKAMELEDKYGAHNYHPLPVVLAKGEGPFMWDVDGKRYYDFLSAYSAVNQGHCHPAIINALIDQAKKLTLTSRAFYNDALGLYEEYAAKFFGFDKLLPMNTGAEGVETAIKLCRKWAYEKKGIAENKAKIIICEGNFHGRTTTIISMSTDPDARKNFGPYTPGFEIIPYNNVDALAKALEDPNVAGFMVEPIQGEAGVFVPDDGYLAKCSALCKEKNVLFIADEVQTGIARTGRLICCEHENVRPDMLILGKALSGGVYPVSAVLADDEIMLCIKPGQHGSTFGGNPIAAKVGMAALQVVKDENLSERAEKLGKIFRSEVAKIQSDMVLLVRGKGLLNAIVIKPKNGKEAWDVCLKMAENGLLAKPTHGDIIRFAPPLVISEEQLHEAVGIIRKSIESFN from the coding sequence ATGACACAAACAATCACCGCTCAAAAAGCGATGGAACTTGAAGACAAGTATGGAGCCCATAATTATCATCCCCTGCCAGTGGTATTGGCCAAAGGCGAAGGGCCATTCATGTGGGATGTTGATGGAAAACGTTATTACGATTTCCTTTCAGCTTATTCGGCAGTAAACCAGGGACATTGCCACCCAGCTATCATCAACGCACTGATTGATCAGGCAAAAAAACTTACCCTTACATCACGTGCGTTCTATAACGATGCACTCGGCTTGTATGAGGAGTATGCAGCAAAATTTTTCGGCTTCGATAAACTGTTGCCTATGAACACCGGCGCCGAAGGCGTGGAAACAGCCATCAAACTATGCCGCAAATGGGCGTATGAGAAAAAAGGAATTGCTGAAAACAAAGCAAAAATCATTATCTGCGAAGGTAATTTTCACGGACGGACCACCACCATCATCAGTATGTCAACTGATCCGGATGCGCGTAAGAACTTTGGGCCATACACGCCTGGTTTTGAAATCATACCTTATAACAATGTTGATGCGTTGGCCAAAGCACTGGAAGATCCCAATGTAGCCGGTTTCATGGTTGAACCTATACAGGGTGAAGCCGGAGTTTTTGTTCCGGATGATGGTTACCTGGCCAAATGCAGCGCATTGTGCAAAGAGAAAAATGTACTGTTCATTGCAGATGAGGTTCAGACAGGCATTGCCCGTACAGGCCGTTTAATTTGCTGCGAACACGAAAATGTTCGTCCCGATATGCTGATTCTAGGCAAAGCCCTTTCGGGTGGTGTTTACCCGGTATCAGCCGTTCTGGCCGATGATGAAATTATGCTTTGTATAAAGCCTGGACAGCACGGTTCCACTTTTGGTGGGAACCCAATTGCTGCAAAGGTTGGTATGGCTGCATTGCAGGTGGTAAAAGATGAAAACCTCTCAGAAAGGGCTGAAAAATTAGGCAAGATTTTCCGTTCGGAAGTTGCAAAAATCCAGTCTGACATGGTACTACTGGTACGCGGTAAAGGCTTACTCAACGCTATAGTTATCAAACCTAAAAATGGCAAGGAAGCCTGGGATGTTTGCCTGAAAATGGCTGAAAACGGTTTGCTTGCCAAACCTACCCACGGCGATATTATCCGGTTCGCACCGCCATTGGTAATCAGTGAAGAACAACTGCATGAAGCTGTTGGAATCATTCGCAAATCAATTGAGTCGTTCAATTAG
- a CDS encoding cytochrome c maturation protein CcmE, which produces MKTKHILAILGVAIITGIIITTFSGAGTYSYFDEAYAHQGRDFHIIGTLNTEKPLEYDSRIDHNLFAFYMFDQQGKESKVIYRGAKPQDFEKSEQVVIIGSAEADAFHAKQLLLKCPTKYNEEGLPQEFNEEAY; this is translated from the coding sequence ATGAAAACAAAGCATATTCTCGCCATACTCGGTGTAGCCATTATCACCGGCATCATCATAACCACTTTTTCAGGTGCAGGAACCTATAGCTATTTTGATGAGGCTTATGCACACCAGGGCCGCGACTTCCATATCATCGGAACCCTCAACACGGAAAAACCCCTGGAATACGACAGCCGGATTGACCATAATCTTTTTGCATTTTATATGTTTGATCAGCAAGGCAAGGAGTCGAAGGTAATCTACCGCGGTGCCAAGCCACAGGATTTTGAGAAATCGGAACAGGTTGTCATTATTGGCAGCGCCGAAGCTGATGCTTTCCATGCCAAACAACTCCTCCTGAAATGCCCCACCAAGTACAACGAAGAGGGTTTGCCGCAGGAGTTTAATGAGGAAGCCTATTGA
- the ccsA gene encoding cytochrome c biogenesis protein CcsA, whose protein sequence is MPCKRLTGPWHQNRFSPSLPCRRLLLCWHWFYSLIYGKNKFKAMKQNTRWIYKALGMILLIYALVGGLTIQLPYELPIIYESIRNLFYHVSMWFAMMFILFISFIYSLRYLKGFDPAHDRIAAQAAQVGIVFGMLGIFTGMLWANETWGAPWVRDPKLNGAAMSLLVYFAYMILRSSIGDEEKRARISAVYNIFAFVLMIIFIGILPRFGGESLHPGQAGSPMTVAELDPTLRMVFYPAIIGWLLLAVWILEIRVRMRRIHDNLQGRQQ, encoded by the coding sequence ATGCCATGCAAGCGGCTGACTGGGCCCTGGCATCAAAACCGCTTTTCGCCCTCTTTGCCTTGCAGGCGCTTATTATTGTGCTGGCACTGGTTTTATTCCCTTATCTATGGAAAGAATAAATTTAAAGCTATGAAACAAAATACCCGCTGGATATATAAAGCCCTTGGCATGATTCTTCTCATTTATGCACTGGTAGGAGGGCTTACCATTCAGTTGCCTTACGAGCTGCCGATTATTTACGAAAGCATCCGCAACCTGTTTTATCATGTGAGCATGTGGTTTGCGATGATGTTTATTCTTTTTATATCCTTTATTTATAGTTTACGATACCTCAAAGGTTTTGATCCGGCCCACGACAGAATTGCTGCGCAGGCTGCCCAGGTCGGCATTGTTTTCGGAATGCTTGGTATTTTCACCGGCATGCTTTGGGCCAACGAAACCTGGGGCGCACCCTGGGTTCGCGACCCGAAACTCAATGGTGCAGCCATGAGCCTGCTGGTTTATTTTGCCTATATGATCCTGCGGTCTTCCATAGGTGATGAGGAAAAAAGAGCCAGGATATCGGCAGTTTACAATATCTTTGCATTCGTGCTGATGATTATATTTATTGGCATCCTGCCGAGGTTTGGAGGCGAATCGCTGCATCCGGGCCAGGCAGGCAGCCCGATGACCGTGGCTGAACTGGACCCAACGCTGCGCATGGTTTTCTATCCGGCCATTATTGGCTGGTTGTTGCTTGCAGTTTGGATTTTGGAAATCAGGGTCAGAATGCGGCGGATTCATGATAATTTACAAGGGAGGCAACAATGA
- a CDS encoding heme exporter protein CcmB translates to MIRTQVFKLIQKDISLELKRPYLFNGMLLYMVSTVFVCYLAFQGIIEPRTWNALYWIVLLFAAVNSAGRSFSDEFSSRHLYYYTLANPASIIIAKMGYNAMLLVILSLLGFLAFSVFLGMPFGSIFMFFVVAVSGSFGLALLLTMVAGIASRAEQNFTLMAILSFPIVLPKLLILMNLTGNAMQAADWALASKPLFALFALQALIIVLALVLFPYLWKE, encoded by the coding sequence ATGATACGCACCCAGGTTTTTAAGCTAATCCAAAAAGATATTTCGCTCGAACTCAAGCGTCCCTACCTGTTCAATGGCATGCTGTTGTACATGGTTTCAACGGTTTTTGTTTGCTACCTTGCCTTTCAGGGAATTATTGAACCCAGGACCTGGAACGCACTTTATTGGATCGTTCTGTTGTTTGCTGCAGTGAATTCGGCAGGACGCAGTTTCTCCGACGAATTTTCCTCCAGGCACTTATACTATTATACCCTTGCGAACCCGGCTTCCATCATTATTGCCAAAATGGGCTACAATGCAATGTTGCTTGTGATCCTTTCGCTGCTTGGTTTCCTGGCTTTTTCGGTTTTTCTTGGCATGCCGTTCGGCAGTATTTTCATGTTCTTTGTGGTGGCTGTTTCCGGTAGTTTTGGCCTGGCATTGCTGCTTACCATGGTTGCGGGAATTGCTTCACGGGCGGAACAAAATTTCACACTCATGGCCATCCTCAGTTTCCCGATCGTATTGCCGAAATTATTGATTTTAATGAACCTCACCGGAAATGCCATGCAAGCGGCTGACTGGGCCCTGGCATCAAAACCGCTTTTCGCCCTCTTTGCCTTGCAGGCGCTTATTATTGTGCTGGCACTGGTTTTATTCCCTTATCTATGGAAAGAATAA